The genomic DNA TCGATGGCGAGAGGGTGAGCACGCTGCTGCAGAATGCAGAGACGATAAAGCTCGTATCCCATGATGGAACCCCGATATCGGTGGCAGAGCTGAAGCCTGGTGATAAGGTTCTCGTGCATGTTGAGACCAGCGCGAGGCACTTCGGCATGAGCATCGAGGAGACGATAATCGAGAGATGACCCTCCGAGATGCTGTTAATACGGAGGGGGCATGAGATATGTGCCTAAGAGAGCTTGATCTTAACGGGCTGAGAATCAAAACCCCCGCGATTGTCGCCTCGCTCGGGGCAGATGCAGAGCGCGTAGCGAGCAGGGCCGAGTCAGAGGGGGCGGACATCATAGAGGTGCGCCTCGATCTTCTCGCGGATCCTGATGTGATAAGAGACATAAGGTCAACAGTATCGCTGCCGCTGATAGCCACGAACCGCATCGCATCCGAGGGCGGCTCCTTCCGTGGATCGGAGGAGCGGAGGATTAGTATCCTCCGGGATGCCTCGCGCTTCTCAGATATCATCGACATCGAGCTGATGGCGCCAGGCAGAGACATGCTCCTGAAGAACATCTCATGCCCAGCTCTGATATCGTACCATGACTTCAGCGGCGTGCCTGACAACCTTAAATCCATCATAGAGGACGCAATGCGTGCAGGCGCCGACTTGGTGAAGATAGCCGTCACCCCACACTCCATGCAGGAGGCGCTTGCTATCCTGAGGATCCTTTTGGATGTAGATTGCCCATTATGCATAATAGGCATGGGCGCGGTTGGCAGACATCTGAGGGCAGTGGCCCCTCTTTATGGATCTCTGCTGACCTATGGATATGTGACAGGTCCCACTGCGCCAGGGCAGATGAGCGTCAGAGAGCTGGACACTGCTCTCAGGTGCCTGGGCGCGAGATGATGCTGAAGTGCGATCCACATATCCTCTGAAAAGTGTATATGAAAGGAGGGAGCAAAAGTCGTTGGGATGTAGGAGGGAGGAAAAATGGTACGACTTTTGCCACATGCACTTACGTCTATAGTCGAATATAAATCTTTCGGTTGTGTGAGAGGATCTGTCCGGATAAAAGCTGTGGCCGGAAATCTGGATCTTCCCCTCTTCTGCACATCATCATAAACACCTAATCCTTATTCGGACACGTCCGCGTGTGGATGTTATCCCCAGGAACTTTCTAAGCCTGTACCAAAATCTGGATCACGAGCCCGAACTGAATTAGCCTGCTGAACCGGATGCCTCAAGACGGGATAGTTCGTAAGTGTGATTGAGCGATACTGTTTTCAATACGAGTATACAACCCTCGCTAATTCGTGATGGAGTAGCAGGGTGCAAAATCCAATCTTCAGGAGAGGAGGACACATTTTCCCAGGACCTCATGATTTGTCAGATGGGACTGCAGGGCATCAGTCAGTAGCATACTGCAGAGACACTTCTTGATGAAAAGCAGAGAATCCACCTGATCTCGCCTCTTTTAAACCAATGTAAAAGCCCAAGATAAAAAATGTTTGGTATATATCATGAACATCGGCTACAGCGGATTGGATCAGAGCAAAGCGGATATGATCATGGCCAAGCACGCTATTACAAGAAGACCTATCCAGCATGGAAATACATTTTTCATTTTATCACAGACCTCCCACAGTACATTGTCTTTTGTACAAAAAGGTATTTAGACTTTTTGGAAAATGTGTGTGAATCGATTAGATAAAGGTCTCTGAATAACTGAATACCCATCCCTGCGACCAGGCAGTAATTTTCAGAATGAGGTAGAGGTGATTGATGGGTGGTTGTACAGAGATTGCCTTTCTGACGATTCTACCCCATGAGCATTACGAAATATCCCGTCTAGAGGCGATCGAGGAACAAGCGAAAACAGTTAAATCCGATCCCCTCAACCTTGGATCCGTATGCCTGAGCCTCAGAAGACGCAGGATCTCGTCTCCGTGGAGGTCAGTGGTCTCAGCGCATCACTGCTTATAACACACGGCTCGATAAGCATCTGGTTCGGGAGGAGCGCAACCCCCTCGCTGGTATCCCGGGTCATAAGAACCATCGCAAGGATCGACTGCGCTACAGAGCACGAGAGGGTGATACTCTGCGACTTCAATGAGATAAGCGATTTTGAGGGCAGGGGGTATGTTCTGACATCGTATGCGCGAAGCGGCGATATGTACAGGGCCATATTCGTCGTTCCGTTTTCCAGGGAAGATGCCCTCGATCTCTTCATCGATTCGATCCTCGATGCAATATCAAAGGGAGATATCAGCGTGAGCCTGCGCTGGCGTGGCGGCCCTGTACGGATGAGGGCTCTCTGCGAGGAGCTCAAAAGGCTGAACTACTTCACGAGATTCATATCAAACTACAGGACAGATGAGTGATTATGATGAGATTTGCAAAGCACATAACGGAGATTGAGAGCTCTGGTATAAGGAAATGTTTTGATGGCGTCGGACCTGGCGCGGTAAACCTGAGCATTGGTCAGCCAGATTTCGACACGCCCGGGCACATAAAAGAAGCCGCAATCAAAGCGATCGAGCAGGGGATGACGGGATACACACCAAACCTGGGAATACCGGAGCTGAGAGCTGCGATATGCGAGAAGCTCAGGCGCGAGAATGGACTGACATTCTCTCCGGATCAGATAATGGTGACATCTGGCGCAAGTGAGGCTCTCTTTCTGGCCATCGCTGCTGTCACATCACCAGGTGATGAGGTGCTGATGCCGGATCCGGGATTCGTTTCATACAGACCGCTGGTCCAAGCTGCCAATGGACGTCCGGTTGGTGTGCACCTCGATCATGAGTTGAAGCTCTCTGTCGATACGGTCGCGGAGCACATCACGCCAAAGACTAGCGCGATCATAGTGAACTCGCCCGCAAACCCAACAGGCGCAGTCCAGTCGGAGAGCGAGATCAGGGGCCTGGCAGAGCTCGCCGATGATAAAGGAATAGCGCTCATCTCTGATGAGGTCTATGAGCACTTCATATACGAGGGGGAGCACGTCAGCCCCGCCAGGTACGGTGAGAATGTCATAACAGTGAACGCGGTCTCGAAGACATATGCCATGACAGGATGGAGGCTCGGCTACCTGGCTGCACCTCCAGAGGCGATCGATGTTATGCTTAAGATCCACCAGTACATCCAGGCATGTGCATCATCCATATCACAGGCAGCTGCGCTTGCAGCCATAACCGGTCCACAGGATTGCGTGAGGGAGATGAGAGAGAGCTTCCGCAGGCGGAGGGATATGATGATACGCGGTCTTCGAGATCTCGGCTTGGATCTGGTGGTTCCAAAGGGCGCGTTTTACATTTTCCCCCGGGTCGGGGATGGAGATGAATTCGCGGCCAGGCTGGGTGCAGCAGGTGTCATAACTGTGCCCGGATCTGCATTCGGAGTGAACGGAAAGCCACATATACGGATATCATACGCCGTGTCCGAGGATAACCTGAGGCTCGCACTGGAGAGGATGAAGGAGGTGGTCTGACAGGAGCCGCACTCCGCTCGCAGCAGTATCGAGACGGCCTCTGCAGGCTAAATCTGAGGATTGCAGGGCGCAAACTCCAATCTTCAGGAGAGAAGGTCGCGAGCAAAGCAACATCACCTCGCACAGCCGGCAGCTTCGGGCATGGGCTTTGAGCAAGGCTGCCACTCAGTGCAGCAGCTTCACCCTTATCTTCCCGAAGTCCTCCTTAATCTCAACGGCGAATCCCATCCCCCTGAGGATCTCCTCGACCTCGGTCCTGACGAACTTCTTGCTCAGATCGGAGGAGAGTATCAACGTGTATTCGGTATCTGATGTCCTGCTCAGCTTGAAGAGGTTGCACGCCTCGAGTCTTCTGAGAATAACATCTGCGTTGTAGAGCCTGTGTCTGAACTGCTCCGCGTGAGCCCTGCACACATCCCTGTGCTTCTCCCAGAACGCCTCTGCATCAGGGTGAGAATCGATGAAGCTGAGAAAGAGGAGCCAGTGGTCTATATCGAGTATCACGTGTTCTCCTGCCGAGAGCATCTCAGCATGTGTGTACAGCTTTTTATCCTCCACTGTTGCGAATATGCCCCTGTGGCGGCTGTAGAACCTCAGCGCCTCTCTCATCATCTCGCTCTGAGAGACGCCGAGCTCGTCCCTGAGCTTCCTGAAGAGCCTGGCGGTCTCCTCGTCCATGGATATCGTTATCCTCTCAGGTGCCTTCATGGTACCTCCAGTCGTGGCATCTCATACTTCATTATCCGGCATGCTTCTGCCATTACAATCAGGACAGCCTGCATCTCTTTCAATCGAGATCTCATCCATCTGAGCACATCTCCCATCCCATATGAGGAGTCTGTTGAGGAGCAGCTCGCCGACGCCTGTGAGCATTTTAATCGCTTCCGTCGCCTGGATCGAGCCTATGATGCCGCATGTCGCGCCTATGACAGGTGGTGCATCCCGCGGCGGTGGCCTGGGGAATACGCATCTCAGGCACGCGGTTCTTCCTGGAATTATTGTGGTAACCTGGCCGTCTAAGCCGGAGACGGCACCGTGGACCAAAGGCAGACCATGCTTGAGCGCAGCCGAGTTCAGGATGTACCTGACCTCGAAGCTGTCCATGGCATCGACTATGAGATCGATGTCATCCACAAGATCATCTATGCTGCTCTCCGATATGCAGATGTCCACACCCTCAACCTCGATCGTGGGGTTCAGAGAGCGCAGAGTCTCCTCAGCCGAAACCGCCTTGCGGACACCTGGAATGCGATGCAGTATCTGCCGGTTGAGGTTGCTGAGATCGACGATGTCAGAGTCCACAATTCTTATGCGACCAACACCGGCTGCCGCCAGATAGTATGATGATACAGAACCAAGGCCGCCAGCCCCCGCGATTAGGACTCCTGATCTCCTCAGGCGCTCCTGCCCCTCTATTCCAAGAAGAGGGATCTGCCTGGAGTACCTGGCCACCTCCGCCTCGGTGAGCATGACCCTCTCCTGTGCACGATTAACATGATGTCTCATCAACCTGCGATGAGCAGCCTGATGAGATCGTTCCCCTCGATCATTCCATAACCCCCCTCAGATGCTGAGATCTCGTCGAATGCATCCACAGAATCCACACATACCCCAGATCCCGCGATCGCAAACGGCACCGGGTCTGTGGAATGTGTTCTTATCTCTATGGGCGTGGGGTGATCCGGGAGAAGAAGCACGCGCCACGCCTCTCCAGATCTTTCAAGACCATGGATCATGGGGCCCACGACCCTTTCGTCAAAGAGCTCTATAGCTCTTATTTTCTGTTCCACATCTCCAGAGTGAGCGGCCTCATCCGGCGCCTCGATGTGAAGATAGACCAGGTCCACTGAGCCGAGAGCTTCGAGCGCTGCCCTGACCTTGCCAGCATAGTTGGTATCGATCGTGCCCGTTGCCCCGGGAACATCAATCACGCGCCATCCAGCGCAGACGCCCAGCCCTTTGAGGAGATCGACCGCTGAGATCACTGCGCCTTTCAACCCGTAGATCTCATGGAACCTGGGCATCGACGGCGCCGGCCCCTGGCCCCAGAGCCAGATCATATTCGCGGGCTTCAAACCCATGCTCACACGCCTGCGGTTTACAGGATGCTCCTCCAGCAGAGGCCTGGCTCTCTCCATGATGTCTATGAGGATATGCGCATCATCCCCTCTGGGAAGATGATCTGATATGGGTTTGCCCATTATATCATGAGGCGGTGTGCAAACAGCATCCCTGCATACCTTTAAAACCACGATGTTCCTGTAGCTCACCCCAGGATATATCCTGCCGCCTGGTATAACCTTCTTCAGGGATTCTGCTATCTCAGCGCCCTCCTCAGATGTGATGTGTCCGGCGCTGTAGTCGTCCATGATGCCATCCATCACTGTGAC from Methanothrix thermoacetophila PT includes the following:
- a CDS encoding type I 3-dehydroquinate dehydratase, whose protein sequence is MCLRELDLNGLRIKTPAIVASLGADAERVASRAESEGADIIEVRLDLLADPDVIRDIRSTVSLPLIATNRIASEGGSFRGSEERRISILRDASRFSDIIDIELMAPGRDMLLKNISCPALISYHDFSGVPDNLKSIIEDAMRAGADLVKIAVTPHSMQEALAILRILLDVDCPLCIIGMGAVGRHLRAVAPLYGSLLTYGYVTGPTAPGQMSVRELDTALRCLGAR
- a CDS encoding pyridoxal phosphate-dependent aminotransferase, translated to MRFAKHITEIESSGIRKCFDGVGPGAVNLSIGQPDFDTPGHIKEAAIKAIEQGMTGYTPNLGIPELRAAICEKLRRENGLTFSPDQIMVTSGASEALFLAIAAVTSPGDEVLMPDPGFVSYRPLVQAANGRPVGVHLDHELKLSVDTVAEHITPKTSAIIVNSPANPTGAVQSESEIRGLAELADDKGIALISDEVYEHFIYEGEHVSPARYGENVITVNAVSKTYAMTGWRLGYLAAPPEAIDVMLKIHQYIQACASSISQAAALAAITGPQDCVREMRESFRRRRDMMIRGLRDLGLDLVVPKGAFYIFPRVGDGDEFAARLGAAGVITVPGSAFGVNGKPHIRISYAVSEDNLRLALERMKEVV
- a CDS encoding ribbon-helix-helix protein, CopG family; this encodes MKAPERITISMDEETARLFRKLRDELGVSQSEMMREALRFYSRHRGIFATVEDKKLYTHAEMLSAGEHVILDIDHWLLFLSFIDSHPDAEAFWEKHRDVCRAHAEQFRHRLYNADVILRRLEACNLFKLSRTSDTEYTLILSSDLSKKFVRTEVEEILRGMGFAVEIKEDFGKIRVKLLH
- a CDS encoding HesA/MoeB/ThiF family protein; amino-acid sequence: MLTEAEVARYSRQIPLLGIEGQERLRRSGVLIAGAGGLGSVSSYYLAAAGVGRIRIVDSDIVDLSNLNRQILHRIPGVRKAVSAEETLRSLNPTIEVEGVDICISESSIDDLVDDIDLIVDAMDSFEVRYILNSAALKHGLPLVHGAVSGLDGQVTTIIPGRTACLRCVFPRPPPRDAPPVIGATCGIIGSIQATEAIKMLTGVGELLLNRLLIWDGRCAQMDEISIERDAGCPDCNGRSMPDNEV
- a CDS encoding cofactor-independent phosphoglycerate mutase; amino-acid sequence: MKYVVLLGDGMADWPMEALGGRTPLQVARKPNMDSIARIGRCGLARTVPEGMTPGSDVANLSIMGYDPRRYYTGRAPLEAAAMRIPLGEKEVAFRCNFVTVMDGIMDDYSAGHITSEEGAEIAESLKKVIPGGRIYPGVSYRNIVVLKVCRDAVCTPPHDIMGKPISDHLPRGDDAHILIDIMERARPLLEEHPVNRRRVSMGLKPANMIWLWGQGPAPSMPRFHEIYGLKGAVISAVDLLKGLGVCAGWRVIDVPGATGTIDTNYAGKVRAALEALGSVDLVYLHIEAPDEAAHSGDVEQKIRAIELFDERVVGPMIHGLERSGEAWRVLLLPDHPTPIEIRTHSTDPVPFAIAGSGVCVDSVDAFDEISASEGGYGMIEGNDLIRLLIAG